Genomic DNA from Prunus persica cultivar Lovell chromosome G1, Prunus_persica_NCBIv2, whole genome shotgun sequence:
CCTTGTCCAATCAGAAGTTTCGAGAATTTCGGTATGCGAGTCATATTACTCTgacaagaaaagaatatatacATTTCTTGGTGAAGTTTATGTAAAATTCTGAAGTAATTGGTCCTTGTAATTAGTAATGTAGGTGATGTACTTGTAAGTCATGATATGTTGAATTGAATTAGCTGATGCGTTGTTGTAATTTCAGTGAGACTTTTGGCGACGACAATGTCGGCCTTCTTACTGGAGATTCGGCAGTGAACAAAGATGCTCAGGTTTTAATTATGACCACAGAGATCTTGCGCAACATGTTGTATCAGAGGTATAAACAACTTATTTATTCAGTCCTAGTAGCTGTAGTTTATAGATTTATGTTCTTAGTTTTGCAGTTCAACTTCTGAGTTTATTCTTGGAATATGGGATGGTATTTCACTTTAGCTTCTTAATGCAGCGTGGGAATGGCTTCTTCTGGGGATGGACTTTTTCATGTGGATGTTATTGTCCTGGATGAAGTTCATTATCTAAGTGACATGTACCGGGGTACTGTGTGGGAAGAAATCGTAAGTGCAATTTGTTTCCAGGAAACTGCTTCAATGCCAATGATGTTGTCATAGTGTTTAGTTATATAATCTATGAAATATTTCAGGTTATTTATTGCCCCAAAAAAGTTCAACTCATATGTTTGTCAGCAACAGTTGCAAATCCAGATGAATTGGCTGGTTGGATTGGTCAGGTATTTTGCTTCTTTGATGATTTAATGTTCTACATTCACTGAAAATTATTACATTTTTGACAGACTATTTTGCTCCTTCCATCCTGTTTCCAGATTCATGGTAAAACTGAATTGGTAACTTCATCAAGGCGTCCAGTACCATTGACTTGGCATTTCTCAACGAAGACTTCTTTGTTACCACTTCTTGATAAGACAGGAAAGCACATGAATAGGTACTTTGTTTCTCATTGTGAttagtttttgttatttttattgtatACTTAACTCTTAGTTTTTACCCAATCCAAATTTCTTGGAGACTCTCTTCTGTAATATGGAGTAGCAATGCCTTTCCATTTGACCTTTTTTGAGAAAAGATTGGACTAGTTCAGCTTTATCTGATTTACATGGTTAAGCTTCATCAGAGTTATCCTGCCAAACATTCTGTTGATGGAAATTTAAGGTTTATCTTGCAATTACCATGAAGATTTCTTAGAGGCTCTGCCAATATAGGAccatttattaatatttaaagttTACATTTTCTTTGAATGGAACAGGAGGTTGTCAGTCAATTATCTTCAACTTAATGCTTCAGGAACAAAATCTTACAAAGATGATGGGTCTAGAAGGAGGAGTTCAAGAAGACGTGCAAGTGAGATGAGCTATGATGACAGTACTGGTAACATGTCTAGACGACCACTTTCAAAGAATGACATCAACTTAATACACCGTTCGCAAGTATGATTCATGCATTAATCTTGTGAGACAAATACAAAAGCAAgccttgttttcatttttgttttggttttgctaGGGACACACTGATTGATTAGGGATGTTATGTACCTGACCCATGAGATCAACGTTCCATAAACGATTGCCCAATAAATTTGaccatttgaattttttttctgtttcttttgctCTTTAGGTACCTCAAATTACTGATACATTATGGCACCTTAAGTCTCGAGATATGCTGCCAGCAATATGGTTTATTTTTAGCAGAAAAGGATGTGATGCCGCTGTTCAGTATGTTCAAGATAACAATCTCTTGGATGACTGTGAGATGAGTGAGGTTCAACTAGCCTTGAAGAGGTTCCGCATTAAGTATCCTGATGCTATCAGGGAGACTGCTGTGAAGGGTTTACTGCAAGGGGTTGCTGCACATCATGCTGGCTGTCTACCTTTATGGAAATCATTCATAGAAGAGCTGTTTCAGCGAGGACTTGTTAAGGTTGTCTTTGCTACAGAAACACTTGCTGCAGGAATCAACATGCCTGCTAGGACAGCCATTATTGCATCCCTTAGCAAAAGAAGCGACAGTGGACGTACCCAATTAAGCCCAAATGAGCTGTTTCAAATGGCTGGGCGTGCTGGACGTAGAGGGATTGATGAAAGGGGTCACGTAGTGCTTGTTCAAAGTCCTTATGAAGGTGCTGAAGCCTGTTGCAAGATTGTTTTTGCTGGACTTGAACCTTTGGTGTCCCAGTTTACAGCTTCATATGGAATGGTGCTAAATCTTCTTGCCGGTGCAAAATTTACCTCTAGATCAAATGAATCAGATGACACGGAAGCTTCCCAATCAGGGCGAACCCTGGAAGAAGCTAGAAAGTTAGTCGAGCAAAGTTTTGGAAACTATGTTGGCAGCAATGTTATGCTTGCTGCAAAAGAAGAGCTTACTAGAATTCAGAAAGAAATTGAGATACTGACTTTGGAAATTAGCGATGATGCCATCGATAGAAAGAGCAGGAAGCTTCTATCTGGACCAGCATATAAGGAGATTGCAGATCTACAGGAAGAATTAAGAGCAGAGAAACGCCTAAGAACTGAACTTAGAAGAAGAATGGAATCTCAGAAACTATCTTCACTTAGACCCATGTTAGAGGAGTTTGAAGATGGACACTTGCCCTTTTTGTGCCTGCAGTACAAGGATTCTGAAGGAGTTCAACACTCTATCCCGGCTGTTTATCTGGGGAAGGTTGACTCATTCAGTCGTTCAAAGCTTAAGCACATGGTTTCTGCTGATGATGCTTTTGCACTAAACGCAGTAACCTCAGAGTTTGAATCAAATTTAGTTTTTGAACCATCATATTATGTGGCTCTTGGTTCAGATAATTCGTGGTATCTATTTACAGAAAAGTGGATTAAAACAATTTATAAGACGGGCTTCCCAAATGTTGCTTTAGCTCTAGGAGATGCTTTGCCTCGGGAAATTATGAGTATGCTTCTGGATAAGACGGAACTGAAGTGGGAGAAGCTTGCTGAGTCTGAACTTGGCGGTTTTTGGAACATGGAAGGATCTCTCGAGACATGGTCTTGGAGTCTGAATGTTCCTGTCTTGAATAGTCTCTCTGAGCATGATGAGCTTTTGCATAAGTCAGAAGCATACCATAACGCCGTTGAGCGTTACAAAGATCAAAGAAATAAAGTTTCACgtctgaagaagaagatatcaCGTACACAAGGCTTCAGAGAATACAAGAAAATCGTTGACATGGCCAAGTTTACAGAGGAAAAGATTAAACGCTTGAAGGGTAGATCAAGACGTTTGACTAATCGAATTGAACAAATTGAACCCTCTGGTTGGAAGGAATTCTTGCAGATCAGCAACGTCATACACGAGACTCGGGCATTGGATATTAATACTCATGTCATGTTTCCACTTGGTGTAACTGCAGCTGCTATTCGAGGAGAAAATGAACTCTGGCTTGCCATGGTTCTTCGAAATAAAATCTTAATAGATTTGAAGCCTCCAGAACTTGCGGCTGTCTGTGCAAGCTTAGTATCTGAAGGGATCAAAATTCGTCCTTGGAAAAACAACAGCTACATATATGAACCCTCTAGTACAGTAGTCGACGTGGTCAACTTCTTGGATGAGCAGAGAAGCTCTTTTTTACAGCTTCAAGAGAAGCATGGTGTGAACAAGCCTTGCTATTTGGACACCCAGTTTTCAGGTATGGTTGAAGCCTGGGTTTCTGGGTTGACCTGGAAGGAAATCATGATGGACTGTGCGATGGATGAGGGCGATTTAGCGCGGCTCCTACGACGAACAATCGATCTGCTGGTGCAAATTCCTAAGTTGCCTGACATTGACCCGCTACTGCAAAGTAATGCAAAGACGGCGTCAAATATTATGGACCGTCCTCCCATAAGCGAGCTGGCTGGATGAATGACATTATATTctaacaaaatgaaatttgcagACCAACAATTTCATAACATCATGTATTGCGCCTATTGGCCGTACCAGAGCCGATCAAGctctttcattcttttttcatcCGAAGAAAACAAGTTCAAAGTCGATATCTAAAACAAACAATAGGTAAAGTCACCCAGAATGTAGTATTGGGAGCATGATCTTTTATCAGCTGTAATTGTATCAGTAAAATTATCTTGTACAATCAAATCAGTTTCTACTGCTCACCATGTGGAGAGTatcttatatataataaataaataaataaaaaggttttTAGGTTAGATTTTTTAAGAATTTCACCGCTATTGTTCAAGGAAAAATATGTGGTAAGAAAGTAATAGTACAAATGATTAGTCCATTCTGAAGGATGCCCAAGTGAGttgttttttcctcttcttttttggattcATGAGTCGATATGGCTCTGTAGCAAAGCCAACCTAATAAcgatgtttttattttttttatgttttttcaattttaaaacacGATTGTTTCAAGCTTTAAGCTTATCATTGGTTCCACCACAACTGTTCTTTGTCACCCAAATTTACTGCATTATTATGGATTTCCTCGACGGAGGGCTTAAAAGAATAAAACCTTAGAATGGAAACCGCACTCTGGCAAGCATTCAGTAGGACTAATTTCAGAATTTATAAAATAGTTTAGAGCCATACAAGTTTGACATAATTAACAATCTCAATCCACGCATTGCAAatactaaaacaaaaattacaggATGTGCAACTCAACAAAAAGTACGATTATGCACAATATATACACAAATCTCAGGCATATTTcaagaatttttctttttttttgaggcCTCATTTCTCATTGACATTGACATACCTACGGACCAACAATTAGCATGGTGCGAAATAAAGGTAAAGGTCAATAATTAACAATTGACGGTCATATGGACAGCAAGTAAAATTAATACtgaaaaattataatagaagCGTCcacttaaaaattaatacgccagaaataaaataaattataaaagattaacaaaaattatcgatgaataaattgaaaatgtaTCTCGAGTTTACAACACAAATTACCTATATTTACATGAATGCGGCTCAAAGTGCCAACTCAAAGTATACAACTTTCGAGCCGTATCCTCCTCAATGCTTTATTTGGTCGGAGAGACAGAACTACGAGAATACAAGGTGAGCCACAAAAGCTTTTTTCGCTCACAGCGCCtcaaatttttcaaatttccagCGCCAGGGTATGTAATGTGTGCAAAATG
This window encodes:
- the LOC18789268 gene encoding DExH-box ATP-dependent RNA helicase DExH15 chloroplastic; this translates as MDTLSILTPPHTFTRLLSLKRSSYPLLHHLTQTTHVLGFCSPKSPPTYSPSSLRFRVTFQSPSSAFPAKSQLSDADEEEDEDEYEEEDDDEDVAADEYDDVPGDIMSDGLEQSDDEIDTSMAAAEPSTRPEEFKWQRVEKLCSEVKVFGEEMIDDEELASIYDFRIDKFQRLAIQAFLRGSSVVVSAPTSSGKTLIAEAAAVATVARGMRLFYTTPLKALSNQKFREFRETFGDDNVGLLTGDSAVNKDAQVLIMTTEILRNMLYQSVGMASSGDGLFHVDVIVLDEVHYLSDMYRGTVWEEIVIYCPKKVQLICLSATVANPDELAGWIGQIHGKTELVTSSRRPVPLTWHFSTKTSLLPLLDKTGKHMNRRLSVNYLQLNASGTKSYKDDGSRRRSSRRRASEMSYDDSTGNMSRRPLSKNDINLIHRSQVPQITDTLWHLKSRDMLPAIWFIFSRKGCDAAVQYVQDNNLLDDCEMSEVQLALKRFRIKYPDAIRETAVKGLLQGVAAHHAGCLPLWKSFIEELFQRGLVKVVFATETLAAGINMPARTAIIASLSKRSDSGRTQLSPNELFQMAGRAGRRGIDERGHVVLVQSPYEGAEACCKIVFAGLEPLVSQFTASYGMVLNLLAGAKFTSRSNESDDTEASQSGRTLEEARKLVEQSFGNYVGSNVMLAAKEELTRIQKEIEILTLEISDDAIDRKSRKLLSGPAYKEIADLQEELRAEKRLRTELRRRMESQKLSSLRPMLEEFEDGHLPFLCLQYKDSEGVQHSIPAVYLGKVDSFSRSKLKHMVSADDAFALNAVTSEFESNLVFEPSYYVALGSDNSWYLFTEKWIKTIYKTGFPNVALALGDALPREIMSMLLDKTELKWEKLAESELGGFWNMEGSLETWSWSLNVPVLNSLSEHDELLHKSEAYHNAVERYKDQRNKVSRLKKKISRTQGFREYKKIVDMAKFTEEKIKRLKGRSRRLTNRIEQIEPSGWKEFLQISNVIHETRALDINTHVMFPLGVTAAAIRGENELWLAMVLRNKILIDLKPPELAAVCASLVSEGIKIRPWKNNSYIYEPSSTVVDVVNFLDEQRSSFLQLQEKHGVNKPCYLDTQFSGMVEAWVSGLTWKEIMMDCAMDEGDLARLLRRTIDLLVQIPKLPDIDPLLQSNAKTASNIMDRPPISELAG